One genomic region from Bactrocera tryoni isolate S06 chromosome 3, CSIRO_BtryS06_freeze2, whole genome shotgun sequence encodes:
- the LOC120770243 gene encoding uncharacterized protein LOC120770243: protein MKIVVQICVLFALCAVAFSWSSTWGVRNATDVLLFSKNVFQPAIANKVQIVYFDIPETLESNNSVITAIYLQDQFKNSSGPSNNLYYGGPGWTYASIQMRTYTSIGLNVTFVVYGKQRSYL from the exons ATGAAGATTGTCGTGCAAATTTGTGTGCTCTTCGCACTTTGCGCTGTCGCCTTTTCTTGGAGCTCGACTTGGGGTGTACGCAATGCCACTGATGTACTCTTATTCAGTAAGAATGTATTTCAACCAGCTATAGCCAACAAAGTACAAATCGTTTATTTTGACATACCCGAAACG TTGGAAAGCAATAACAGCGTAATCACTGCAATATATTTGCAAGACCAGTTCAAAAATAGTTCGGGTCCGTCGAACAACTTATATTACGGTGGACCTGGTTGGACTTATGCCTCTATACAGATGAGAACATATACTAGTATTGGTCTAAATGTTACTTTTGTGGTTTATGGAAAACAAAgaagttatttataa
- the LOC120770246 gene encoding uncharacterized protein LOC120770246, giving the protein MKVLVHICVLLALVAVAYSASSTWGVQNATDYLLINKRVTHPAVRNIAQTFYFDIPESYQSNNKVISAIYLRDQFQNSSGPINTLLYGGPGWTYASIQMRTQAGFGLNVTFAVYGR; this is encoded by the exons ATGAAAGTTCTTGTGCATATTTGCGTGCTCTTGGCTTTGGTCGCAGTCGCTTATTCCGCGAGCTCAACCTGGGGTGTGCAAAATGCTACCGATTATCTACTTATCAACAAACGAGTAACCCATCCAGCAGTACGAAATATTGCGCAGACTTTCTACTTCGATATTCCAGAATCG tatcagagcaacaacaaagtgaTTAGCGCCATTTACTTGCGAGACCAATTCCAGAATAGTTCAGGTCCCATTAATACTTTGTTGTATGGTGGACCCGGTTGGACTTACGCTTCTATACAAATGAGAACTCAAGCCGGCTTTGGTTTAAATGTAACATTTGCTGTTTATGGCAGATAA